From one Alosa alosa isolate M-15738 ecotype Scorff River chromosome 5, AALO_Geno_1.1, whole genome shotgun sequence genomic stretch:
- the LOC125294781 gene encoding uncharacterized protein LOC125294781: protein MMQRKLALLVGITTFTLLLVLRWEHVIRLVNLMRSEIPSAESEPQTDQPSAEPTLIPRQRAPTETITPIPGSRHFMVSAFKDHRRGGVIRVISIICRQELQPLYCVLCANDDANANADYNAITDAKALSRCTTSPAEVDVHSDNFGFPFHTSDVFCTSGSLKQATHVSITTDQTAIHNLTFLLIQNQDVKVKSFRYNFTICISNLFGEYNNALQFAQTMEVYKLIGVQRVVIYNTSCGPDVEKVLRYYSREGMLEVVPWPIDKFLTPSTGWKYDLHRGDIHYYGQLTTLNECIYRYMYQSKYLLLNDFDEIIMPYKHASLEKLMDTLQQQHPNAGVFRIENHIFPKTQFEDTGRFRLPQWRRVPGVNILEHIYREPDRKNVFNPTKLLIDPRRVEQTSVHTTLKQFGSDVAVPFDVCRIIHVRVPLQGRLSKDQLLVDKKLWEFEKRLIPSVDLALNQSGLL from the coding sequence ATGATGCAGAGGAAGCTGGCGCTGCTGGTTGGCATCACCACGTTTACCCTCCTCCTGGTGCTGAGGTGGGAGCACGTGATACGCCTGGTGAACCTGATGAGAAGCGAAATACCCTCAGCTGAGTCTGAACCGCAGACAGACCAGCCATCAGCAGAGCCTACACTGATACCACGGCAACGGGCACCCACGGAGACCATCACCCCCATCCCAGGCTCCAGACACTTCATGGTATCTGCTTTCAAGGACCACAGACGGGGCGGAGTCATCCGGGTCATTAGTATCATCTGCAGGCAGGAGCTGCAGCCGCTCTACTGCGTCCTGTGTGCCAATGATGATGCTAATGCTAACGCTGATTATAATGCTATCACTGATGCTAAGGCTCTGAGTCGATGCACAACTTCACCGGCAGAAGTTGACGTGCACAGTGACAACTTCGGCTTTCCTTTTCACACTTCAGATGTGTTTTGCACAAGTGGATCATTAAAGCAAGCCACACATGTCAGCATAACAACTGACCAAACCGCCATCCACAATTTGACATTTTTACTAATCCAAAACCAAGATgtcaaggtaaaatcatttaggTATAACTTCACCATATGCATATCCAACCTGTTTGGGGAGTACAATAATGCCCTTCAGTTTGCACAGACCATGGAGGTGTACAAGCTGATTGGGGTTCAGAGGGTTGTCATTTACAACACCAGCTGTGGCCCAGATGTTGAGAAAGTCCTCAGGTATTACAGTAGAGAGGGTATGCTGGAAGTTGTGCCTTGGCCAATAGACAAGTTCCTAACGCCCTCTACTGGGTGGAAGTATGACTTGCACCGCGGTGACATTCATTATTACGGACAGCTGACCACTCTGAACGAATGCATATACAGATATATGTACCAGTCAAAGTACCTCCTGCTGAATGACTTTGATGAGATCATTATGCCTTACAAACATGCCAGCCTGGAGAAGCTAATGGACACATTGCAGCAGCAACACCCCAATGCAGGGGTCTTCAGGATCGAGAATCACATCTTCCCCAAAACGCAGTTTGAAGACACTGGGCGATTTCGTCTGCCTCAGTGGAGGCGTGTGCCTGGTGTGAACATTCTGGAGCACATCTACAGAGAGCCAGACAGGAAGAACGTGTTCAACCCCACCAAGCTGCTGATTGACCCTCGGAGAGTGGAGCAGACTTCGGTCCACACCACGCTGAAGCAGTTTGGATCCGATGTTGCGGTCCCGTTCGATGTCTGCCGCATCATCCATGTCAGGGTCCCCCTGCAAGGACGCCTCTCCAAAGACCAGTTGCTTGTGGACAAGAAACTCTGGGAGTTTGAGAAGCGTTTGATTCCCAGCGTTGATCTTGCATTGAATCAATCAG